A window of the Theileria parva strain Muguga chromosome 2, complete sequence, whole genome shotgun sequence genome harbors these coding sequences:
- the Abcb6 gene encoding ABC transporter family protein: MGQCVLGYSRNRPSSHQSITVNDLENEATKKDILMLIKPLFWPEKSDLTSRPYIFLRFLILLSLFSLFVGKALSILAPMYIGWTLDQLVLRNKNETIINLFLYFLLLFFAICFDELRNFTYRYVQFICINDLSLKLYKHVHSLNYHWFTTSRAGQIVRSIYRGCESMRELSQFGIITLVPTILESIIIIIVFFSVYRNYLLGIILLVGLVVYFTLTILVTNWRMKTREAQNDKDNEMHSIASDSVNNFESVKLFTNEKFELAKYAKAVGLYELFNYKVLNSLSLINIGQDFVVQTTTFLCLLMGIFQILKDKTKIGTFTVILTYLFRIFKPLYILGTVYSTIIKGLVGIQDAANLLKIKSTVEDSPDCVELDLDTEHDPLIEFRDVTFSYITDSCPMNNLILKKVSFSLSKNQSLAIVGPTGTGKTTIFRLLCRLYDPLRGEVLINGKSIKQYSQESLRSKLGVVSQDTILFHDSIRNNVRYAKPDATDDEVYEALKKAEFYDRVMEFPNKLDTLVGDRGIKLSGGEKQRVSIARCFLKNPPIIILDEATSSLDSKTESQIQNTINSLINKKTTITIAHRLSTIISADLILVLNKGEIIEQGKHEELLKLNGFYKSLWDVQRKKQSEILDQDVI, encoded by the exons ATGGGTCAATGCGTTCTAGGCTACAGCCGAAACAGGCCTTCAAGTCATCAATCAATAACTGTGAATGATTTGGAAAATGAAGCCACAAAAAAAGATATTTTAATG TTGATCAAGCCGCTCTTCTGGCCTGAAAAATCAGATCTCACTTCACGTCCGTATATATTTCTAAGGTTCCTGATCCTATTATCACTATTCTCGTTGTTTGTCGGTAAAGCTTTGTCAATTTTGGCCCCAATGTACATTGGATGGACATTGGATCAATTGGTGCTGAGGAACAAAAATGAAAccataataaatttgtttttatacTTTCTTTTGCTTTTTTTCGCAATTTGCTTCGATGAATTGAGGAACTTCACATATCgatat GTTCAATTCATATGCATAAATGATTTATCACTCAAGCTATACAAGCACGTTCACTCCCTGAATTATCACTGGTTTACAACGTCCAGAGCTGGACAGATCGTGAGATCCATATATAGAGGATGCGAGAGCATGAGAGAGCTGTCGCAATTTGGAATAATCACACTGGTTCCGACCATACTGGAGTCgattataattattatagtgTTCTTCAGCGTATACAGGAACTACTTACTCGGAATCATACTGTTAGTCGGTCTTGTTGTCTATTTCACACTAACGATTTTGGTGACCAACTGGCGTATGAAGACAAGAGAAGCGCAAAACGACAAGGATAACGAAATGCACTCGATTGCCAGTGACTCAGTGAATAATTTCGAATCAGTGAAACTGTTTACAAATGAGAAGTTCGAGCTCGCCAAATACGCCAAGGCAGTTGGATTGTACGAACTCTTCAATTATAAAGTCCTCAACTCTCTATCACTCATCAATATAGGACAGGATTTCGTGGTTCAAACAACCACATTTTTGTGTTTACTCATGGGGATTTTCCAGATTTTAAAGGATAAAACCAAAATCGGCACATTCACCGTTATATTGACATATTTATTCCGTATATTTAAACCACTGTACATATTGGGAACCGTATATAGTACCATAATAAAGGGCCTCGTAGGCATTCAAGATGCAGCAAATCTCTTGAAAATAAAG AGTACCGTCGAAGATTCTCCAGACTGCGTTGAGTTGGACCTCGACACAGAACACGATCCATTGATCGAGTTCCGCGACGTTACCTTCTCCTACATTACAGATAGTTGTCcaatgaataatttgatacTGAAAAAAGTGAGCTTTTCACTCAGTAAAAATCAGTCACTGGCCATTGTTGGACCAACAGGAACTGGAAAGACGACTATTTTCAGGTTATTATGCAGGCTTTATGACCCATTAAGGGGTGAGGTGTTGATAAATGGAAAGTCCATTAAACAATATTCACAAGAGAGTTTGAGGTCTAAACTGGGAGTGGTTTCTCAGgatacaattttattccaCGATTCCATAAGAAATAATGTGAGGTACGCGAAGCCAGATGCTACCGATGACGAGGTTTACGAGGCATTGAAAAAGGCTGAATTCTACGATAGAGTAATGGAATTCCCAAATAAACTAGATACCCTCGTTGGAGATAGgggaataaaattatcagGTGGAGAAAAGCAAag AGTCTCAATCGCAAGATGTTTCTTGAAAAATCCACCGATAATCATACTCGACGAAGCCACCAGCTCACTGGACTCGAAGACTGAATCACAAATACAAAACACAATCAACTCTCTCATTAACAAGAAGACAACAATCACCATCGCACATAGATTATCAACCATCATTAGTGCCGATTTAATTCTAGTGCTTAACAAGGGGGAGATCATAGAGCAAGGAAAACACGAGGAGTTGTTGAAACTGAACGGGTTTTACAAATCATTGTGGGATGTTCAGCGCAAGAAACAGTCTGAAATTTTAGACCAAGATGTAATATAG